The Mauremys mutica isolate MM-2020 ecotype Southern chromosome 1, ASM2049712v1, whole genome shotgun sequence genome has a segment encoding these proteins:
- the LOC123360142 gene encoding olfactory receptor 52K1-like — MLLQGNLSAPNGTGIDPSVFFLTGIPGLEALHLWISIPFCLMFTVALLGNCTLLYVIKTDPSLHKPMFYFLSMLAVIDLVLSTTTVPKTLSIFWVNSREISFNACLVQMFFLHSFSTLESTLLVAMAFDRYVAICNPLRYASILTNSVTAKIGLAALALAVLPVIPLPFLLRRLPYCGSHIISHCHCEHMAVVKLACAETRFDNIYGIVVTVFIVGLDLIFISLSYIKILRAVLSLASKEEQLKAFSTCGSHLGAILVFYIPVVLTTTIHRFGSHVAPHVHILLANFHLLFPPMVNPIVYGMKTKQIRDRVLLLFRGKSF, encoded by the coding sequence ATGCTCCTGCAGGGTAACCTGTCAGCTCCCAATGGCACAGGCATTGATCCATCAGTGTTCTTCCTGACGGGCATCCCGGGGCTGGAAGCTCTGCacctctggatctccatccccttctgcttaATGTTCACCGTGGCCCTTCTAGGAAACTGCACCCTCTTGTATGTTATCAAGACAGATCCCTCCCTACACAAGCCCATGTTCTATTTCCTCTCCATGCTGGCCGTGATCGACCTGGTTTTATCCACAACCACTGTGCCGAAAACACTGAGCATCTTCTGGgttaattccagggagatcagctTTAATGCCTGCCTGGTGCAGATGTTTTTCCTTCACTCGTTCTCCACCCTGGAGTCTACTCTGCTGGTGGCCATGGCCTTCGACAGGTATGTGGCCATCTGCAACCCCCTGAGATACGCCTCCATCCTGACCAATTCAGTGACAGCAAAGATCGGGCTGGCAGCTTTGGCCCTGGCTGTTCTGCCAGTGatccctctgcccttcctcctcAGGAGGCTGCCCTACTGCGGGTCCCACATCATCTCCCATTGCCACTGTGAGCACATggccgtggtgaagctggcctgtgctGAGACCAGGTTTGATAACATCTATGGGATCGTCGTAACTGTCTTCATTGTGGGGCTGGATCTGATTTTCATCTCCCTATCGTATATCAAGATCCTAAGGGCTGTCTTAAGCCTGGCATCCAAGGAAGAGCAGCTCAAGGCTTTCAGCACCTGTGGCTCCCACCTTGGCGCCATCTTAGTATTCTACATTCCTGTGGTCCTCACCACAACAATACACAGATTCGGGAGCCATGTTGCCCCGCACGTACACATCCTGCTGGCCAATTTCCACCTCCTCTTTCCTCCCATGGTGAACCCCATTGTGTACGGTATGAAAACCAAACAGATTCGTGACCGGGTGCTGCTTCTGTTCCGAGGGAAAAGCTTCTAG